A stretch of Anaeromyxobacter dehalogenans 2CP-1 DNA encodes these proteins:
- a CDS encoding TetR/AcrR family transcriptional regulator, with the protein MNTRSQEVPRLRERLREETARAILAAAERVFGEEGLHAARMERIAAAAGVAVGTLYNHFADREALVEALCRDGREALLARVDAAVAAAQGRPAAEQLRAFLEGVRDHARARGPFLAVLAQSGEGPARARPPATLNAELTRRAEAIVRRGVRAGELRPDGHGVHAVAFLGITRALVVRTLERQGSWDGFVDAALDAFLRGAGR; encoded by the coding sequence ATGAACACGCGTTCACAAGAGGTCCCCCGCCTGCGCGAGCGGCTCCGCGAGGAGACCGCCCGGGCCATCCTCGCCGCGGCCGAGCGGGTGTTCGGGGAGGAGGGGCTGCACGCGGCGCGGATGGAGCGGATCGCCGCCGCCGCCGGCGTGGCCGTGGGCACGCTGTACAACCACTTCGCCGACCGCGAGGCGCTGGTCGAGGCGCTGTGCCGGGACGGGCGCGAGGCGCTCCTGGCGCGGGTCGATGCGGCGGTCGCGGCGGCGCAGGGCCGCCCCGCGGCCGAGCAGCTCCGCGCGTTCCTGGAGGGCGTGCGCGACCACGCCCGCGCCCGGGGCCCGTTCCTGGCCGTGCTGGCGCAGTCCGGGGAGGGGCCGGCGCGGGCCCGTCCCCCCGCGACGCTGAACGCCGAGCTGACCCGGCGCGCGGAGGCGATCGTCCGGCGTGGCGTGCGCGCGGGCGAGCTCCGCCCGGACGGGCATGGCGTCCACGCGGTCGCGTTCCTGGGGATCACCCGGGCGCTGGTGGTGCGCACGCTGGAACGGCAGGGCAGCTGGGACGGCTTCGTGGACGCGGCGCTCGACGCGTTCCTGCGCGGG
- a CDS encoding FAD:protein FMN transferase — translation MLALPALPALLALLALAPPPEGELRESRPGMGTLLTVAVVAPPERARAGIDAAFAVFDRVDRVMNEWRPDSPLSRLNARAGRGWVALPADLCEVLRIARRGARETGGLFDPTWAAVSDLWRFDGTEQAPPPDEAVRARCALVGWRGLELRARRGDAGCEARLVRAGMKVGLGGLAKGWAVDHAARRLRALGLRNFLLQAGGDLYAAGRRGGAPWHVAIRDPRGGPLDAMAALDVSDRAFSTSGDYEHAFEAGGKRYHHLIDPRTCRPSPASRAVTVLARTAVEAEILGKAAFLEGGEAGLARVEAAGAAAILVGGDGAVRVSPALAGRLVRAPR, via the coding sequence GTGCTCGCCCTCCCCGCCCTCCCCGCCCTGCTCGCCCTCCTCGCGCTCGCGCCTCCCCCGGAGGGCGAGCTCCGCGAGTCGCGCCCGGGGATGGGAACCCTGCTCACGGTCGCGGTGGTGGCGCCACCGGAGCGCGCCCGCGCCGGCATCGACGCCGCGTTCGCGGTGTTCGACCGGGTCGACCGGGTGATGAACGAGTGGCGGCCCGACTCGCCGCTGTCGCGGCTGAACGCCCGCGCCGGGCGGGGCTGGGTGGCCCTGCCCGCGGATCTGTGCGAGGTGCTCCGGATCGCCCGGCGGGGCGCCCGCGAGACCGGTGGCCTGTTCGATCCCACCTGGGCGGCCGTCTCGGACCTCTGGCGCTTCGACGGCACCGAGCAGGCGCCCCCGCCCGACGAGGCGGTGCGGGCGCGGTGTGCGCTCGTCGGCTGGCGCGGGCTCGAGCTGCGCGCGCGCCGCGGCGACGCGGGGTGCGAGGCGCGCCTCGTGCGCGCCGGGATGAAGGTGGGCCTCGGCGGGCTGGCGAAGGGCTGGGCGGTGGACCACGCCGCCCGGCGCCTCCGCGCGCTCGGGCTCCGGAACTTCCTGCTCCAGGCGGGCGGGGACCTGTACGCCGCGGGGCGGCGCGGCGGCGCGCCGTGGCACGTCGCGATCCGGGACCCGCGCGGCGGCCCGCTCGACGCGATGGCCGCACTCGACGTCTCCGACCGCGCCTTCTCCACCAGCGGCGACTACGAGCACGCCTTCGAGGCGGGCGGGAAGCGCTACCACCACCTCATCGATCCGCGCACCTGCCGGCCCTCGCCGGCCAGCCGCGCGGTCACGGTGCTGGCTCGCACCGCCGTGGAGGCCGAGATCCTGGGCAAGGCGGCGTTCCTGGAGGGCGGCGAGGCCGGGCTGGCGCGCGTCGAGGCGGCCGGGGCCGCGGCGATCCTGGTGGGCGGCGATGGCGCGGTGCGCGTCTCGCCGGCGCTCGCCGGCCGGCTGGTGCGCGCGCCGCGCTGA
- a CDS encoding ABC transporter substrate-binding protein, with amino-acid sequence MRGALAILVAALAAACARPAPERPFVLRLAVVGRFSPLDPLGSEGHAMLAHDLVYQGALAPGADGTPRPGVARVVERRGAGRCRLRVEPAAAFSDGAPVTPEDLARSARAAGLEAEVAPDGTVTVSSGRRPVEGALLFTAVFRAGARGALGTGPYRMVEQSADRMVLERVRPSPRRIARVEVLGFPSERDALARLLRGDVNAMIGLDRRSMDLLQDVPGLRPVRSPGPHAWTVILNERRLGGAQRRRLQAALPAAELAAAVCGAEAASGAPPAAERPAQEIPPGAPLRILVVGEGVGERRGALALRRALGRRGGEIVPFDPGAGVAEQIAGADLVLTRQVVWPPIAVAQVWAAGAPFAAAGYRDAELEAAIARGDADAAVRRLREDGPAVSLCRTTRAGAVDARIRGAVFGWGALDTLPDWEVAP; translated from the coding sequence GTGCGCGGCGCGCTCGCCATCCTCGTGGCCGCGCTCGCGGCGGCCTGCGCGCGGCCGGCGCCGGAGCGCCCGTTCGTGCTGCGGCTCGCCGTGGTCGGGCGCTTCTCGCCGCTCGATCCGCTCGGGAGCGAGGGGCACGCCATGCTGGCCCATGACCTCGTGTACCAGGGCGCGCTCGCGCCCGGGGCGGACGGCACGCCGCGCCCCGGCGTCGCGCGGGTGGTGGAGCGGCGCGGTGCGGGGCGCTGCCGGCTGCGGGTCGAGCCGGCGGCGGCGTTCTCCGACGGCGCGCCGGTGACGCCGGAGGACCTGGCCCGCTCGGCGCGCGCCGCAGGGCTCGAGGCCGAGGTCGCGCCGGACGGCACCGTGACGGTCTCGTCCGGGCGGCGGCCGGTGGAGGGCGCGCTGCTCTTCACCGCGGTGTTCCGCGCCGGCGCGCGGGGCGCGCTGGGCACCGGCCCGTACCGGATGGTGGAGCAGTCCGCGGATCGCATGGTCCTCGAGCGCGTGCGCCCGTCGCCGCGCCGCATCGCGCGGGTGGAGGTCCTCGGCTTTCCCAGCGAGCGCGACGCGCTCGCGCGCCTGCTGCGCGGCGACGTGAACGCGATGATCGGGCTGGACCGGCGCTCCATGGACCTGCTTCAGGACGTCCCGGGGCTGCGGCCGGTCCGCTCGCCAGGCCCGCACGCGTGGACGGTGATCCTGAACGAGCGGCGGCTGGGCGGCGCGCAGCGACGGCGGCTGCAGGCGGCGCTGCCGGCCGCGGAGCTGGCCGCCGCGGTCTGCGGCGCGGAGGCGGCCTCGGGCGCGCCCCCGGCCGCCGAGCGGCCGGCGCAGGAGATCCCGCCGGGCGCGCCGCTCCGGATCCTGGTCGTGGGCGAGGGCGTGGGCGAGCGCCGCGGCGCCCTGGCGCTGCGGCGGGCGCTCGGCCGCCGCGGGGGCGAGATCGTCCCGTTCGATCCGGGCGCCGGCGTGGCGGAGCAGATCGCCGGGGCGGACCTGGTGCTGACGCGCCAGGTGGTGTGGCCGCCCATCGCGGTGGCCCAGGTGTGGGCGGCGGGCGCGCCGTTCGCGGCCGCCGGGTACCGCGACGCCGAGCTCGAGGCCGCCATCGCGCGGGGCGACGCCGACGCCGCCGTCCGCCGCCTGCGCGAGGACGGCCCGGCCGTGAGCCTGTGCCGGACCACGCGCGCCGGCGCGGTGGACGCGCGGATCCGCGGGGCGGTCTTCGGCTGGGGCGCGCTCGACACGCTGCCGGACTGGGAGGTCGCGCCGTGA
- a CDS encoding Fur family transcriptional regulator, producing the protein MKGSSRPREGSGSAQVSGPTATLAAYIQERGLKQSRQRERIAQSFFAMGGHVTVEQLVARVRRDDPRVSVATVYRTMKLLAECGLAVARQFGDGQTRYEASAGRDHHDHLICTACGEIIEFANERIESLQEVVARRHGFEVESHRLELYGRCARCRPPGRARPEARP; encoded by the coding sequence ATGAAGGGCTCGAGCAGGCCGCGGGAGGGCAGCGGGTCGGCGCAGGTGTCCGGTCCCACGGCCACGCTCGCCGCGTACATCCAGGAGCGCGGCCTCAAGCAGTCGCGGCAGCGCGAGCGCATCGCCCAGTCGTTCTTCGCCATGGGTGGCCACGTCACCGTCGAGCAGCTGGTCGCGCGCGTGCGGCGGGACGACCCGCGGGTCAGCGTCGCCACCGTGTACCGCACCATGAAGCTGCTGGCCGAGTGCGGCCTGGCGGTGGCGCGGCAGTTCGGCGACGGGCAGACGCGCTACGAGGCGTCGGCCGGGCGCGATCACCACGATCACCTGATCTGCACCGCCTGCGGCGAGATCATCGAGTTCGCGAACGAGCGGATCGAGAGCCTGCAGGAGGTGGTGGCGCGCCGCCACGGCTTCGAGGTCGAGAGCCACCGCCTCGAGCTGTACGGCCGCTGCGCCCGGTGCCGCCCGCCGGGCCGCGCCCGCCCGGAGGCGCGCCCGTGA
- a CDS encoding metal-dependent transcriptional regulator, protein MNHRTTHRNEEILEAVFTEREAGRDAAAGILAQAAPDHAPGADASDLEALAAEGLLRLDGTRVALTEAGERQAQDVVRRHRLTERLFRDLLDLGEEPMEKQACEFEHILSPEATDSVCTLLGHPPTCPHGKPIPPGPCCGTFQRTVRPLVTGLAAFDLGATGRIVFIAPKFHDRMDRLAALGVIPGSTLRLHQRSPSYVIEVGETTIALDPEIAGEIYVKPVEAR, encoded by the coding sequence GTGAATCACCGCACCACGCACCGCAACGAGGAGATCCTGGAGGCGGTCTTCACCGAGCGCGAGGCGGGCCGCGACGCCGCCGCGGGCATCCTGGCGCAGGCCGCGCCGGATCACGCGCCCGGCGCCGACGCGTCCGACCTCGAGGCGCTCGCCGCCGAGGGGTTGCTGCGCCTCGACGGCACGCGGGTGGCGCTCACCGAGGCGGGCGAGCGGCAGGCGCAGGACGTGGTCCGGCGGCACCGCCTCACCGAGCGGCTGTTCCGGGACCTGCTCGATCTGGGCGAGGAGCCCATGGAGAAGCAGGCCTGCGAGTTCGAGCACATCCTCTCGCCCGAGGCCACCGACTCGGTCTGCACGCTGCTGGGCCACCCGCCCACCTGCCCGCACGGCAAGCCCATCCCGCCGGGCCCGTGCTGCGGCACGTTCCAGCGCACGGTGCGCCCGCTCGTCACCGGCCTCGCCGCCTTCGACCTCGGCGCCACCGGCCGGATCGTCTTCATCGCGCCCAAGTTCCACGACCGCATGGACCGGCTCGCCGCGCTGGGGGTGATCCCCGGCTCGACGCTCCGCCTGCACCAGCGCTCGCCCTCGTACGTCATCGAGGTCGGCGAGACCACCATCGCCCTCGATCCGGAGATCGCGGGCGAGATCTACGTGAAGCCGGTCGAGGCGCGGTAG
- a CDS encoding FMN-binding protein yields MARALLIGLATAAALAAGGAAADAAGSAPAKDEAVVRSAFPGTERVEIRDVLLTDDMVQRIERLARARVKERLVTFYTARRGGEVLGHAVIHSHVVRTKRETLLLAFEPDGRIRKVTVLAFLEPQEYRPPERWLRQLEGKGPADRLAVGDDLAPITGATLSARGIAEQSRWLLQALREAAGGRP; encoded by the coding sequence ATGGCGCGCGCGCTGCTCATCGGGCTGGCCACCGCCGCGGCGCTCGCCGCCGGCGGGGCCGCCGCCGATGCCGCGGGATCGGCCCCGGCGAAGGACGAGGCGGTGGTCCGGTCCGCGTTCCCGGGCACCGAGCGGGTGGAGATCCGTGACGTGCTGCTGACCGACGACATGGTCCAGCGCATCGAGCGGCTCGCCCGGGCCCGGGTGAAGGAGCGGCTGGTGACGTTCTACACCGCCCGCCGCGGCGGCGAGGTGCTCGGCCACGCGGTGATCCACAGCCACGTGGTCCGGACCAAGCGCGAGACGCTGCTCCTCGCGTTCGAGCCGGACGGGCGCATCCGCAAGGTGACGGTGCTCGCGTTCCTCGAGCCGCAGGAGTACCGGCCGCCGGAGCGCTGGCTGCGGCAGCTCGAGGGCAAGGGCCCCGCGGACCGGCTGGCGGTGGGCGACGACCTCGCGCCCATCACCGGCGCCACGCTCTCGGCGCGCGGCATCGCCGAGCAGTCGCGCTGGCTGCTCCAGGCGTTGCGCGAGGCCGCGGGGGGGCGGCCGTGA
- the feoB gene encoding ferrous iron transport protein B: MTPPPPEAAARHEADLDRKQVVSAARSVILVGNPNVGKSVLFGALTGKYVTVSNYPGTTVEVTRGSATIEGRPWHVMDTPGTNNLLPMSEDEQVTRDILLVERDYVCLQVCDAKNLRRGLLLSAQLAEAEIPFALALNMADEAEGRGIRIDEAALSKALQIDVVRTVAVQRKGLATLQARLASARPSPWRPTYDAAIEAAIARVQPSMPRGGIGPRALAVMALVGDDSLRAHVAGKLSAVELARIDETRRALAARYPESLRFVIARQRLAAVDRLHDAVLTKGDASAASGFARRLGAWSTHPLWGLPILAVVLAVAYLFVGDFGAGTAVDFLENTVFHEYLIPWTDHLVRWIVPAGAVQTFLVGPPGVPPLEHSGFLIGKYGLVSMGLSYGVAIVLPIVTTFFIAFSILEDSGYLPRLAVMVNKVFKRMGLNGKAVLPMVLGLGCDTMATMTARIMETRKERVIVTLLLALAVPCSAQMAVILAMTAGLSAGATAWFVGTLLLVIFLVGWLAAKVLPGRGSDFILELPPLRLPQASNIAVKTSARIEWYLREALPLFVLGTLILWVLDRFHGLAVLERAAAPVVVGMLDLPPEAATAFILGFLRRDYAAAGLFRHFQPYMQAGTMTWSMEIQVVVALVTITLFVPCIANFFMILKERGWKTGLAIMGFIVPFAFGVGAAVNQLMRLVH; this comes from the coding sequence GTGACGCCTCCTCCCCCGGAGGCCGCCGCGCGCCACGAGGCCGACCTCGATCGCAAGCAGGTGGTCTCGGCCGCGCGGTCCGTGATCCTGGTCGGCAACCCGAACGTCGGCAAGAGCGTGCTGTTCGGCGCGCTCACCGGCAAGTACGTCACCGTCTCCAACTACCCCGGCACCACCGTCGAGGTGACCCGCGGCTCGGCCACCATCGAGGGCCGGCCCTGGCACGTGATGGACACGCCGGGGACGAACAACCTGCTCCCGATGTCCGAGGACGAGCAGGTGACGCGCGACATCCTGCTGGTGGAGCGCGACTACGTCTGCCTGCAGGTCTGCGACGCGAAGAACCTCCGGCGCGGCCTGCTCCTCTCGGCGCAGCTCGCCGAGGCGGAGATCCCGTTCGCGCTGGCGCTCAACATGGCCGACGAGGCCGAGGGGCGCGGCATCCGCATCGACGAGGCGGCCCTCTCGAAGGCGCTGCAGATCGACGTGGTGCGGACGGTGGCGGTGCAGCGCAAGGGCCTCGCCACCCTCCAGGCCCGGCTCGCCTCGGCCCGGCCGTCGCCGTGGCGGCCGACCTACGACGCCGCCATCGAGGCCGCCATCGCCCGCGTCCAGCCGTCCATGCCCCGCGGCGGCATCGGCCCGCGCGCGCTGGCGGTGATGGCGCTGGTGGGCGACGACTCGCTCCGCGCGCACGTCGCCGGCAAGCTCTCGGCCGTCGAGCTGGCGCGGATCGACGAGACGCGCCGGGCGCTGGCGGCGCGCTACCCGGAGTCGCTGCGCTTCGTGATCGCCCGGCAGCGCCTGGCCGCGGTCGATCGGCTGCACGACGCGGTGCTCACGAAGGGCGACGCCTCGGCCGCGAGCGGCTTCGCCCGCCGGCTCGGCGCCTGGTCCACGCACCCGCTGTGGGGCCTGCCCATCCTCGCGGTGGTGCTCGCGGTCGCCTACCTGTTCGTGGGCGACTTCGGCGCCGGCACGGCGGTGGACTTCCTCGAGAACACCGTCTTCCACGAGTACCTGATCCCCTGGACCGACCACCTGGTGCGCTGGATCGTCCCGGCCGGCGCGGTGCAGACGTTCCTGGTCGGGCCGCCGGGCGTGCCGCCGCTGGAGCACAGCGGGTTCCTCATCGGCAAGTACGGCCTGGTGTCGATGGGGCTCTCGTACGGCGTCGCCATCGTCCTGCCCATCGTCACCACGTTCTTCATCGCGTTCAGCATCCTCGAGGACTCCGGGTACCTGCCGCGGCTCGCGGTGATGGTGAACAAGGTCTTCAAGCGGATGGGCCTGAACGGCAAGGCCGTGCTGCCGATGGTGCTGGGGCTCGGCTGCGACACCATGGCCACCATGACCGCGCGCATCATGGAGACGCGGAAGGAGCGGGTGATCGTCACGCTGCTGCTGGCGCTGGCGGTGCCGTGCTCCGCGCAGATGGCGGTCATCCTGGCCATGACCGCCGGCCTCTCCGCCGGGGCCACCGCCTGGTTCGTCGGGACGCTGCTGCTCGTCATCTTCCTGGTGGGCTGGCTCGCGGCCAAGGTGCTGCCCGGGCGCGGCTCGGACTTCATCCTGGAGCTGCCGCCGCTCCGGCTCCCGCAGGCCTCGAACATCGCGGTGAAGACCTCGGCGCGCATCGAGTGGTACCTGCGCGAGGCGCTGCCGCTGTTCGTGCTCGGGACGCTGATCCTGTGGGTGCTGGATCGGTTCCACGGCCTGGCGGTGCTGGAGCGGGCCGCGGCGCCGGTGGTGGTCGGCATGCTCGACCTGCCCCCCGAGGCCGCCACCGCGTTCATCCTCGGCTTCCTGCGGCGCGACTACGCCGCGGCCGGGCTGTTCCGCCACTTCCAGCCGTACATGCAGGCCGGCACCATGACCTGGAGCATGGAGATCCAGGTGGTGGTGGCGCTGGTGACGATCACGCTGTTCGTCCCGTGCATCGCGAACTTCTTCATGATCCTGAAGGAGCGGGGCTGGAAGACCGGCCTCGCCATCATGGGCTTCATCGTCCCGTTCGCGTTCGGCGTGGGTGCGGCGGTCAACCAGCTGATGCGCCTGGTGCACTGA
- a CDS encoding helix-turn-helix domain-containing protein: protein MADLDDELLERVARWCAEAGRQARPAEIRRALGALSWDELLMVKALLADPPPARPLGPQALADLARGTPADVAAERDRGGMYRRDEEPPASAPAGAAPGRAPAATARRKGAAKKAKLVVRRARDRAAEPEATPAPALPLLDELQLPAGRGELERLVRRHGARRHAIVGALAAGWRRADGAPVDDADLGALLDLHGMAHAFARRERDELLHAVRAAGGVLARAAERLGLDAAGLRTALARAGAEREAERVRDERRAELRARATLTERVRLLLADEPRLADLGLLPEFEADLRARLPEHLRALRASGGPLRSALGASLSLDRAGVDALGARLGLELGPAGDASAPEWPGRRFARPERADRAPRGASGERPPRRRTPGTGRPPERGGRPPRTGDRPARTGAGRPAGPQPWRPRTPDRRGAGPGPGPARPGAGGGEGSPAAGASPRPARSGPGRPGGFARPGGPGRPGGFGRPTGPGRPGGTGRPGGFARPGGPGRPGGFGRPTGSGRAGDSGRPGGPGRPGGFGRPGGFGRPGGPGRPGGSGRPGGSGRPGASGRPGGPGRPGGPGRPGGFGRPTGPGRPSGSGRPGGPARPGPRKPGAGTSRPPRGPRPGGRHGR, encoded by the coding sequence ATGGCCGACCTCGACGACGAGCTGCTGGAGCGGGTGGCGCGCTGGTGCGCGGAGGCCGGGCGGCAGGCGCGCCCGGCGGAGATCCGCCGTGCGCTGGGCGCGCTGAGCTGGGACGAGCTGCTCATGGTGAAGGCGCTGCTCGCCGACCCGCCCCCCGCGCGGCCGCTGGGGCCGCAGGCCCTCGCGGACCTGGCCCGGGGGACCCCCGCCGACGTCGCGGCGGAGCGCGACCGCGGCGGGATGTACCGGCGCGACGAGGAGCCGCCGGCCAGCGCGCCCGCCGGTGCGGCGCCCGGCCGCGCGCCCGCGGCGACCGCGCGCCGCAAGGGCGCCGCGAAGAAGGCGAAGCTGGTGGTGCGCCGCGCGCGCGATCGCGCCGCCGAGCCCGAGGCCACCCCCGCCCCTGCCCTGCCGCTCCTCGACGAGCTGCAGCTCCCGGCCGGCCGCGGCGAGCTGGAGCGGCTGGTGCGCCGCCACGGGGCGCGGCGTCACGCCATCGTCGGAGCCCTCGCCGCCGGATGGCGGAGGGCCGATGGCGCGCCGGTGGATGACGCCGACCTCGGCGCCCTGCTCGACCTTCACGGCATGGCGCACGCGTTCGCCCGCCGCGAGCGGGACGAGCTGCTCCACGCGGTCCGCGCCGCCGGCGGCGTGCTCGCCCGCGCCGCCGAGCGCCTCGGCCTCGACGCGGCCGGGCTGCGCACCGCCCTGGCGCGCGCCGGCGCGGAGCGCGAGGCGGAGCGCGTGCGCGACGAGCGCCGCGCCGAGCTGCGCGCCCGGGCCACGCTCACCGAGCGCGTGCGCCTGCTGCTCGCCGACGAGCCGCGGCTCGCCGACCTCGGCCTGCTGCCCGAGTTCGAGGCCGACCTGCGCGCCCGGCTTCCGGAGCACCTGCGCGCGCTGCGCGCCTCGGGCGGACCGCTCCGGTCCGCGCTCGGCGCCAGCCTCTCGCTGGATCGCGCCGGGGTGGACGCCCTGGGGGCGCGCCTCGGTCTCGAGCTCGGACCGGCCGGCGACGCGTCGGCGCCCGAGTGGCCCGGTCGCCGCTTCGCCCGACCCGAGCGCGCCGACCGCGCGCCGCGCGGGGCCAGCGGTGAGCGACCCCCGCGCCGCCGTACGCCCGGCACCGGCCGCCCGCCGGAGCGCGGCGGGCGGCCGCCCCGGACCGGCGACCGCCCCGCTCGCACCGGCGCCGGACGCCCGGCGGGTCCGCAGCCCTGGCGCCCGCGGACCCCGGATCGCCGCGGCGCCGGACCTGGTCCCGGCCCCGCGCGCCCCGGCGCAGGCGGCGGCGAGGGCTCGCCAGCGGCCGGCGCGAGCCCCCGCCCTGCCCGCTCCGGTCCCGGCCGGCCTGGTGGCTTCGCACGCCCCGGTGGCCCCGGCCGGCCCGGCGGCTTCGGCCGGCCTACCGGCCCCGGCCGGCCCGGTGGCACCGGCCGGCCCGGTGGCTTCGCACGCCCCGGTGGCCCCGGCCGGCCCGGCGGCTTCGGCCGGCCTACCGGCTCCGGCCGGGCCGGCGACTCCGGCCGGCCCGGTGGCCCCGGCCGGCCCGGTGGCTTCGGCCGGCCCGGTGGCTTCGGCCGGCCCGGTGGCCCCGGCCGGCCCGGTGGCTCCGGCAGGCCCGGTGGCTCCGGCAGGCCCGGTGCCTCCGGCCGGCCCGGTGGCCCCGGCCGGCCTGGTGGCCCCGGCCGGCCCGGCGGCTTCGGCCGGCCTACCGGCCCCGGCCGGCCTTCGGGTTCCGGCCGGCCCGGTGGGCCCGCCCGGCCCGGACCCCGCAAGCCGGGCGCCGGCACCTCCCGGCCCCCTCGCGGCCCGCGCCCCGGCGGGCGGCACGGCCGGTGA
- a CDS encoding sensor histidine kinase, which produces MTREKVAARLIVMLALTGVAPIVALGAVGIEAMRRHTEASTIATMQELARQAAERIDAYLAAQEEALRVGAAASVADAHSGQRLEELVLEAPGLGRVVRVGPETPPSALPERITPALAARARAGSPVRSSFYLARDLTPAQDLCVPAPSQPDVAVCASLDLLELWRFVGRVHGGGAGTVLAFDESGRLVASGAGALRAAVLTGERVPEAEVAVRVARGEGTAPTHWVGLDGDELLGGWARLPRSGWAVAVARPAGEAARAARTAQWALAAVVLAALALSLAVGLAQSKRVLAELEREERWRTAGRIAAGVTHDLGHRVAILQQLAGLAEEGRSEALPRLRDGLRAEVAALRAFVADFSDLSRDVRAAERRPLELGAFAASLVRTAGPHAGRDGLTLALDAGAQAWIRADRHLLERAALNLVWNACEASPAGAEVRLRAAVEGGRGLLSVADRGAGMPPERLASLFDLGSTKRGAGHLGLGLANVKRIVEGLGGAVEVASAEGAGTTFTLSFPAIAPPLDEEG; this is translated from the coding sequence GTGACGCGCGAGAAGGTGGCGGCGCGCCTGATCGTCATGCTGGCGCTCACCGGCGTCGCGCCGATCGTGGCGCTCGGGGCGGTCGGCATCGAGGCGATGCGCCGGCACACCGAGGCGTCCACCATCGCGACCATGCAGGAGCTGGCGCGCCAGGCCGCCGAGCGGATCGACGCGTACCTCGCGGCGCAGGAGGAGGCCCTGCGGGTCGGCGCCGCCGCGTCGGTCGCCGACGCGCACTCGGGCCAGCGGCTGGAGGAGCTGGTGCTGGAGGCGCCCGGCCTGGGCCGGGTGGTGCGCGTGGGGCCGGAGACGCCGCCGTCGGCGCTGCCCGAGCGGATCACGCCGGCGCTGGCCGCCCGCGCGCGGGCCGGGTCGCCGGTGCGCTCCTCCTTCTACCTCGCGCGCGATCTCACCCCGGCCCAGGACCTGTGCGTGCCGGCGCCGAGCCAGCCGGACGTGGCGGTCTGCGCCAGCCTGGATCTGCTGGAGCTGTGGCGCTTCGTGGGGCGCGTCCACGGCGGCGGCGCGGGGACCGTCCTCGCGTTCGACGAGTCGGGCCGGCTGGTCGCGTCCGGCGCGGGCGCGCTGCGCGCGGCCGTGCTCACCGGCGAGCGGGTGCCGGAGGCCGAGGTGGCGGTCCGGGTCGCCCGCGGCGAAGGCACCGCGCCGACGCACTGGGTGGGGCTGGACGGCGACGAGCTGCTGGGCGGCTGGGCACGGCTGCCGCGCTCCGGCTGGGCGGTGGCGGTGGCGCGGCCCGCCGGCGAGGCGGCGCGGGCCGCCCGGACCGCGCAGTGGGCGCTCGCCGCCGTGGTCCTGGCGGCGCTCGCGCTCTCGCTCGCGGTGGGGCTGGCGCAGTCGAAGCGCGTGCTCGCCGAGCTCGAGCGCGAGGAGCGCTGGCGCACCGCCGGCCGCATCGCGGCGGGCGTGACGCACGACCTCGGGCATCGGGTCGCCATCCTGCAGCAGCTCGCCGGGCTCGCCGAGGAAGGGCGCAGCGAGGCGCTGCCGCGGCTCCGGGACGGGCTGCGCGCGGAGGTGGCGGCGCTGCGCGCGTTCGTGGCCGACTTCTCCGACCTCTCGCGCGACGTGCGCGCGGCGGAGCGCCGCCCGCTGGAGCTCGGCGCCTTCGCGGCCAGCCTGGTCCGCACCGCGGGGCCGCACGCCGGCCGCGACGGTCTGACGCTCGCGCTCGACGCGGGCGCGCAGGCCTGGATCCGCGCCGACCGGCACCTGCTGGAGCGCGCCGCGCTGAACCTCGTCTGGAACGCCTGCGAGGCGTCGCCGGCCGGAGCCGAGGTGCGGCTGCGCGCGGCGGTCGAAGGCGGGCGCGGGCTGCTGTCGGTGGCGGATCGCGGCGCCGGCATGCCCCCGGAGCGGCTCGCCTCGCTGTTCGACCTCGGCTCGACCAAGCGCGGGGCCGGCCACCTCGGGCTCGGGCTCGCGAACGTGAAGCGGATCGTGGAGGGGCTCGGCGGGGCGGTGGAGGTGGCGAGCGCCGAGGGCGCCGGGACCACGTTCACGCTCTCCTTCCCGGCGATCGCGCCGCCGCTCGACGAGGAGGGCTAG
- a CDS encoding FmdB family zinc ribbon protein: protein MPIYEFVCEACGRITEVMQKMSDPAPAACPECGAGKLARLVSRTTFQLKGGGWYSDLYASAKSKPAPAGQAAPAGDGGAAPAAAPAKAAPSATPAAPAAPGAGKGGATS from the coding sequence GTGCCCATCTACGAGTTCGTCTGCGAGGCGTGCGGCCGGATCACCGAGGTGATGCAGAAGATGTCGGACCCGGCGCCCGCCGCCTGCCCGGAGTGCGGCGCCGGCAAGCTGGCCCGCCTGGTCTCGCGCACCACGTTCCAGCTCAAGGGCGGCGGCTGGTACTCCGATCTGTACGCGTCGGCGAAGTCGAAGCCGGCGCCCGCCGGCCAGGCGGCACCCGCCGGCGACGGCGGCGCGGCCCCGGCGGCGGCCCCGGCCAAGGCGGCGCCTTCCGCGACGCCCGCAGCACCCGCGGCCCCCGGTGCGGGCAAGGGCGGCGCGACGTCCTGA